The following is a genomic window from Halodesulfovibrio sp..
TGAAAGTCAGCTTGATGTTCACCTCGTTCACCTAGGGACAATGGGAGTCTACGGGTACGAAACCACAGGCATAACAATTCCAGAAGGATATTTGCCCGTAAAAGTAGCAAAAGATGACGGTACATTCGTGGACTTTGACATACTCTACCCTCCGGGGCCCGGCAGTGTGTATCATATGACAAAAACACAAGATGCTCTTTTCTTCTACTTCTATAACAAGAATAACGGAATTCGCATTACTGACCTGCATCAAGGAAATGTATGGGGAACAACAACAGAAGAAACCAGACTCCACGAAGAGCTTATCAACCGCTTTGACTATGATGGAGATTACGGAACTGTTTTAAACCGTTTTTTGATGCAAAGTGCGGTTGGACACCCGTTAACTGTGTACGGCACAGGCGGGCAGACTCGACCTTTTATTCATATTCAGGACACCGTTAAATGTCTGAGGATTGCAATAGAAAATCCTCCTGAACATGGTGAGCGAGTGAAAATTTTCAACCAGACTACCGAGACATATAACGTCCGAAACCTTGCAAAGAAAGTTTCTGAACTAACCAACGCCAAAATTATGTACTTCCGCAATCCACGAGTTGAAGCCGCTGATAACGACTTTGTTGTCACACGGGAACAATTCCGAGCATTAGGTCTAGAACCGACCACGCTCTCTGATGGATTACTGGTTGAAATTGCGGAAACAGCAGAAAAGTACAAGGAACGGTGCATAATGGATAAAATTATATGCACTTCGCTTTGGTCTCAAGACCAGGAAGTTGATGCTGTAGGAAGTGAGCTTCCGGTGAGTGCATAACCGTCATCATTTCGATGCCATACACAAAAAATTCCATGAAATAAAAAATGAGCTTCAAGATATTCAATCGAAAAAGATTCTGCTCTGAATATCTTGAAGCACATATTCTTTAAAAGC
Proteins encoded in this region:
- a CDS encoding NAD-dependent epimerase/dehydratase family protein, with the protein product MAKKVIVLGGDGFCGWPTALHLSRHGYEIVIVDNLSRRKIDVDLGTNSLTPIASIETRIARWKKETGKEITFYNFDIAEEYHQLYSLISSFQPDSIIHFAEQRAAPYSMRDAKCKRYTVNNNLRATHNVLCAIAESQLDVHLVHLGTMGVYGYETTGITIPEGYLPVKVAKDDGTFVDFDILYPPGPGSVYHMTKTQDALFFYFYNKNNGIRITDLHQGNVWGTTTEETRLHEELINRFDYDGDYGTVLNRFLMQSAVGHPLTVYGTGGQTRPFIHIQDTVKCLRIAIENPPEHGERVKIFNQTTETYNVRNLAKKVSELTNAKIMYFRNPRVEAADNDFVVTREQFRALGLEPTTLSDGLLVEIAETAEKYKERCIMDKIICTSLWSQDQEVDAVGSELPVSA